In Elephas maximus indicus isolate mEleMax1 chromosome 7, mEleMax1 primary haplotype, whole genome shotgun sequence, the following proteins share a genomic window:
- the LOC126079417 gene encoding olfactory receptor 502-like: MDSLVDGNHTAVTEFILLGLTEDPTLRGTLFTVILCIYLVTISGNLSTIILIRISSQLHRPVYFFLSHLALADMGFSSSVTPNMLVNFLVETNTISYIGCVIQLGSAAFFGTVECCLLAAMAYDRFVAICNPLLYSTKMSTKACEQLLTLSYVGGFLNASSFMLSFFSLFFCGPNRVNHFFCDFAPLVKLSCSDVSIPAVAPSFSAGSIILVTVIVIAISYIYILITILKMRSTEGRYKAFSTCTSHLTAVTLFYGTITFIYVMPKSSYSTDQNKVVSVFYMVVIPMLNPLIYSLRNNEIKGALKRKLHRKIFS; encoded by the coding sequence ATGGATTCCCTGGTGGATGGGAACCACACTGCAGTGACAGAGTTCATTTTATTGGGCTTAACAGAAGATCCTACCCTTCGAGGCACCCTCTTCACGGTCATCCTGTGCATCTATCTGGTGACCATATCTGGCAATCTCAGCACAATCATTCTGATCAGAATCTCTTCTCAGCTCCATCGTCCTGTGTATTTTTTCCTGAGCCACTTGGCTTTGGCTGACATGGGCTTTTCATCCTCTGTCACACCCAATATGCTTGTAAACTTCCTGGTGGAGACAAATACAATCTCCTACATTGGATGTGTGATCCAGCTTGGATCAGCTGCTTTCTTTGGGACAGTTGAGTGCTGTCTTCTGGCTgccatggcctatgatcgctTTGTAGcaatctgcaacccactgctttattcaaccaaaatgtccacaaaagcctgtgagcagttaTTAACTCTGTCTTATGTAGGTGGTTTTCTCAATGCTTCTTCATTTATGCtatcattcttttctttattcttctgtggcCCAAATCGAGTCAATCATTTTTTCTGTGATTTTGCTCCTTTAGTTAAACTTTCTTGTTCTGATGTCAGTATCCCTGCAGTGGCCCCCTCATTTTCTGCTGGCTCCATCATTCTGGTCACAGTGATTGTCATAGCCATCTCCTACATCTATATCCTCATCACCATCCTGAAGATGCGCTCCACTGAGGGCCGctacaaggccttctccacctgcaccTCCCACCTCACTGCAGTCACTCTGTTCTATGGGACCATTACATTCATTTATGTGATGCCCAAGTCCAGCTATTCTACTGACCAGAACAAGGTGGTGTCTGTGTTCTACATGGTGGTGATCCCCATGTTGAACCCCCTCATCTACAGTCTCAGGAATAATGAGATTAAGGGTGCTCTCAAGAGAAAGCttcatagaaaaatattttcttaa